Proteins found in one Venturia canescens isolate UGA chromosome 6, ASM1945775v1, whole genome shotgun sequence genomic segment:
- the LOC122411987 gene encoding CREB-binding protein-like isoform X1, producing MRYSSSDLLGYAVLTLTLHLNQHVEAACKDSHGQTYNTGVYYVPGPEPCTLCVCDHGNPKWCKAVICQLPEKQGCKSFRFGTACCEFICLDDGLSSVTNDKIDGNGGNSTDLSANYDWGLRLGASCITTIFSLSLLFFLVHRLRQRKIRAGRQSRQLAEDQRSLGSMGYLERGGLPRGMQLDDMACGGGYPLWKPPGNYFPRGEAPPPYEEAVAAARAEQALLTMSPHALSPLNLSNQYLTAHNSHASVSLVNTGQTGLPASSPTPSSHAVPSTSPSISSSGRPLSAPNVHANFHSPNPSDTLNQGIYNGATTTSFTMGSSTYENLPNPITMSITPQHSCLESQEHQQQMQQSQQLQQQQQQQQQQQQQQQQQQQQKQQQPQKQQQPQNQQQQRNNGLQLAIPQSKTYHTTLPRQGTAFTISATLPSSSVSTHRTIPRTLTTSGNLRLRRDFMAHQQVPPLFGTPSRNLSPGRSPRSAPPIMPSNDQHSVRSDAFYEDMVHGPPSAPPQLEGKPIDLPTTSLNHFDVKPPLLASGDSQQDGSFDSVTCTCSMQALPTIHDDADDYRSECENCKSATGSRYYLDNEDELVTSPHETMTLHRRPEETAANVTPQYYRTSLTLPTSTRQRTRSTGTRGNWFSSMPESSTESSDED from the exons AACACGTCGAAGCGGCGTGCAAAGACTCTCACGGCCAAACATACAACACAGGAGTTTATTATGTGCCAGGACCGGAGCCTTGCACACTCTGTGTTTGTGACCATGGCAATCCGAAATGGTGCAAAGCCGTCATTTGTCAATTGCCGGAG AAACAAGGTTGCAAGTCCTTTCGATTTGGCACTGCGTGCTGCGAATTCATCTGCTTGGATGACGGTCTCTCTTCTGTGACCAACGACAAGATCGATGGAAACGGAGGAAACTCTACGGATCTGAGTGCCAACTATGATTGGGGGCTCAGACTCGGCGCCAGCTGCATCACCACTATTTTCTCATTGagtcttttatttttcctcgtccATCGTTTAAGACAGAGAAAAATCAGAG CAGGAAGGCAGAGTCGTCAATTGGCAGAGGATCAGCGGAGTTTAGGAAGTATGGGTTACCTGGAGAGAGGAGGATTGCCCCGAGGAATGCAGTTGGACGATATGGCGTGCGGAGGTGGTTATCCATTGTGGAAGCCACCAGGAAATTATTTTCCACGTGGTGAAGCGCCGCCACCGTATGAGGAAGCAGTGGCAGCAGCGCGTGCGGAGCAAGCGTTGTTGACAATGAGTCCACACGCGTTATCGCCTCTGAATTTGTCGAACCAATATTTAACGGCGCACAATAGTCACGCGAGTGTATCCTTGGTGAATACTGGACAAACTGGTTTGCCAGCGAGTTCACCGACACCCTCAAGCCACGCAGTACCGAGCACGTCGCCCTCGATATCGTCGTCGGGAAGACCGCTCAGTGCTCCGAATGTTCACGCTAATTTTCATTCCCCAAATCCGAGCGATACTCTTAATCAGGGAATTTACAATGGCGCAACGACTACGAGTTTTACAATGGGTTCGAGCACCTACGAAAATTTGCCAAATCCCATTACCATGAGCATTACTCCTCAACATTCTTGCCTCGAATCTCAAGAGCATCAACAACAAATGCAACAGTCACAGCAGctacaacaacagcaacaacaacagcagcagcaacaacaacaacaacaacagcaacaacaacaaaaacagcAACAGCCACAAAAACAGCAACAGCCACAAAATCAACAGCAACAACGAAATAATGGCTTACAACTCGCCATTCCACAGTCGAAAACTTATCACACTACGCTACCGAGACAAGGCACGGCTTTTACGATTTCTGCAACTTTGCCGAGCTCTAGTGTTTCTACTCATCGTACCATTCCACGCACTTTAACCACGAGCGGCAATTTACGACTCAGACGAGATTTCATGGCCCATCAACAAGTACCACCGCTCTTTGGTACTCCATCGAGAAATCTTTCGCCAGGAAGATCCCCTAGATCTGCACCCCCTATCATGCCCAGCAACGATCAACATTCCGTCAGATCAGATGCTTTTTATGAGGACATGGTACACGGACCACCCTCTGCACCTCCACAACTCGAAGGCAAACCCATCGATCTTCCCACCACGTCCTTAAATCATTTTGATGTTAAG cCTCCGTTACTCGCGAGCGGTGATAGTCAACAAGACGGTAGTTTTGATTCGGTGACGTGTACTTGCAGCATGCAAGCATTGCCGACGATTCACGATGACGCTGATGATTACAGAAGTGAATGCGAGAATTGTAAGAGCGCAACGGGCTCTCGTTATTATTTGGACAACGAGGACGAACTCGTTACTTCGCCCCACGAAACAATGACCTTACACAGAAGACCTGAGGAAACTGCCGCAAACGTTACGCCACAGTATTACAGAACTTCCCTAACACTGCCAACAAGTACTCGTCAACGTACGAG aagcACAGGAACTCGTGGTAATTGGTTCAGTTCAATGCCAGAAAGTTCCACAGAATCTTCAGACGAGGATTAA
- the LOC122411987 gene encoding CREB-binding protein-like isoform X3 has product MRYSSSDLLGYAVLTLTLHLNQHVEAACKDSHGQTYNTGVYYVPGPEPCTLCVCDHGNPKWCKAVICQLPEKQGCKSFRFGTACCEFICLDDGLSSVTNDKIDGNGGNSTDLSANYDWGLRLGASCITTIFSLSLLFFLVHRLRQRKIRAGRQSRQLAEDQRSLGSMGYLERGGLPRGMQLDDMACGGGYPLWKPPGNYFPRGEAPPPYEEAVAAARAEQALLTMSPHALSPLNLSNQYLTAHNSHASVSLVNTGQTGLPASSPTPSSHAVPSTSPSISSSGRPLSAPNVHANFHSPNPSDTLNQGIYNGATTTSFTMGSSTYENLPNPITMSITPQHSCLESQEHQQQMQQSQQLQQQQQQQQQQQQQQQQQQQQKQQQPQKQQQPQNQQQQRNNGLQLAIPQSKTYHTTLPRQGTAFTISATLPSSSVSTHRTIPRTLTTSGNLRLRRDFMAHQQVPPLFGTPSRNLSPGRSPRSAPPIMPSNDQHSVRSDAFYEDMVHGPPSAPPQLEGKPIDLPTTSLNHFDVKPPLLASGDSQQDGSFDSVTCTCSMQALPTIHDDADDYRSECENCKSATGSRYYLDNEDELVTSPHETMTLHRRPEETAANVTPQYYRTSLTLPTSTRQRTSTGTRGNWFSSMPESSTESSDED; this is encoded by the exons AACACGTCGAAGCGGCGTGCAAAGACTCTCACGGCCAAACATACAACACAGGAGTTTATTATGTGCCAGGACCGGAGCCTTGCACACTCTGTGTTTGTGACCATGGCAATCCGAAATGGTGCAAAGCCGTCATTTGTCAATTGCCGGAG AAACAAGGTTGCAAGTCCTTTCGATTTGGCACTGCGTGCTGCGAATTCATCTGCTTGGATGACGGTCTCTCTTCTGTGACCAACGACAAGATCGATGGAAACGGAGGAAACTCTACGGATCTGAGTGCCAACTATGATTGGGGGCTCAGACTCGGCGCCAGCTGCATCACCACTATTTTCTCATTGagtcttttatttttcctcgtccATCGTTTAAGACAGAGAAAAATCAGAG CAGGAAGGCAGAGTCGTCAATTGGCAGAGGATCAGCGGAGTTTAGGAAGTATGGGTTACCTGGAGAGAGGAGGATTGCCCCGAGGAATGCAGTTGGACGATATGGCGTGCGGAGGTGGTTATCCATTGTGGAAGCCACCAGGAAATTATTTTCCACGTGGTGAAGCGCCGCCACCGTATGAGGAAGCAGTGGCAGCAGCGCGTGCGGAGCAAGCGTTGTTGACAATGAGTCCACACGCGTTATCGCCTCTGAATTTGTCGAACCAATATTTAACGGCGCACAATAGTCACGCGAGTGTATCCTTGGTGAATACTGGACAAACTGGTTTGCCAGCGAGTTCACCGACACCCTCAAGCCACGCAGTACCGAGCACGTCGCCCTCGATATCGTCGTCGGGAAGACCGCTCAGTGCTCCGAATGTTCACGCTAATTTTCATTCCCCAAATCCGAGCGATACTCTTAATCAGGGAATTTACAATGGCGCAACGACTACGAGTTTTACAATGGGTTCGAGCACCTACGAAAATTTGCCAAATCCCATTACCATGAGCATTACTCCTCAACATTCTTGCCTCGAATCTCAAGAGCATCAACAACAAATGCAACAGTCACAGCAGctacaacaacagcaacaacaacagcagcagcaacaacaacaacaacaacagcaacaacaacaaaaacagcAACAGCCACAAAAACAGCAACAGCCACAAAATCAACAGCAACAACGAAATAATGGCTTACAACTCGCCATTCCACAGTCGAAAACTTATCACACTACGCTACCGAGACAAGGCACGGCTTTTACGATTTCTGCAACTTTGCCGAGCTCTAGTGTTTCTACTCATCGTACCATTCCACGCACTTTAACCACGAGCGGCAATTTACGACTCAGACGAGATTTCATGGCCCATCAACAAGTACCACCGCTCTTTGGTACTCCATCGAGAAATCTTTCGCCAGGAAGATCCCCTAGATCTGCACCCCCTATCATGCCCAGCAACGATCAACATTCCGTCAGATCAGATGCTTTTTATGAGGACATGGTACACGGACCACCCTCTGCACCTCCACAACTCGAAGGCAAACCCATCGATCTTCCCACCACGTCCTTAAATCATTTTGATGTTAAG cCTCCGTTACTCGCGAGCGGTGATAGTCAACAAGACGGTAGTTTTGATTCGGTGACGTGTACTTGCAGCATGCAAGCATTGCCGACGATTCACGATGACGCTGATGATTACAGAAGTGAATGCGAGAATTGTAAGAGCGCAACGGGCTCTCGTTATTATTTGGACAACGAGGACGAACTCGTTACTTCGCCCCACGAAACAATGACCTTACACAGAAGACCTGAGGAAACTGCCGCAAACGTTACGCCACAGTATTACAGAACTTCCCTAACACTGCCAACAAGTACTCGTCAACGTACGAG cACAGGAACTCGTGGTAATTGGTTCAGTTCAATGCCAGAAAGTTCCACAGAATCTTCAGACGAGGATTAA
- the LOC122411987 gene encoding homeotic protein female sterile-like isoform X2 encodes MRYSSSDLLGYAVLTLTLHLNQHVEAACKDSHGQTYNTGVYYVPGPEPCTLCVCDHGNPKWCKAVICQLPEKQGCKSFRFGTACCEFICLDDGLSSVTNDKIDGNGGNSTDLSANYDWGLRLGASCITTIFSLSLLFFLVHRLRQRKIRGRQSRQLAEDQRSLGSMGYLERGGLPRGMQLDDMACGGGYPLWKPPGNYFPRGEAPPPYEEAVAAARAEQALLTMSPHALSPLNLSNQYLTAHNSHASVSLVNTGQTGLPASSPTPSSHAVPSTSPSISSSGRPLSAPNVHANFHSPNPSDTLNQGIYNGATTTSFTMGSSTYENLPNPITMSITPQHSCLESQEHQQQMQQSQQLQQQQQQQQQQQQQQQQQQQQKQQQPQKQQQPQNQQQQRNNGLQLAIPQSKTYHTTLPRQGTAFTISATLPSSSVSTHRTIPRTLTTSGNLRLRRDFMAHQQVPPLFGTPSRNLSPGRSPRSAPPIMPSNDQHSVRSDAFYEDMVHGPPSAPPQLEGKPIDLPTTSLNHFDVKPPLLASGDSQQDGSFDSVTCTCSMQALPTIHDDADDYRSECENCKSATGSRYYLDNEDELVTSPHETMTLHRRPEETAANVTPQYYRTSLTLPTSTRQRTRSTGTRGNWFSSMPESSTESSDED; translated from the exons AACACGTCGAAGCGGCGTGCAAAGACTCTCACGGCCAAACATACAACACAGGAGTTTATTATGTGCCAGGACCGGAGCCTTGCACACTCTGTGTTTGTGACCATGGCAATCCGAAATGGTGCAAAGCCGTCATTTGTCAATTGCCGGAG AAACAAGGTTGCAAGTCCTTTCGATTTGGCACTGCGTGCTGCGAATTCATCTGCTTGGATGACGGTCTCTCTTCTGTGACCAACGACAAGATCGATGGAAACGGAGGAAACTCTACGGATCTGAGTGCCAACTATGATTGGGGGCTCAGACTCGGCGCCAGCTGCATCACCACTATTTTCTCATTGagtcttttatttttcctcgtccATCGTTTAAGACAGAGAAAAATCAGAG GAAGGCAGAGTCGTCAATTGGCAGAGGATCAGCGGAGTTTAGGAAGTATGGGTTACCTGGAGAGAGGAGGATTGCCCCGAGGAATGCAGTTGGACGATATGGCGTGCGGAGGTGGTTATCCATTGTGGAAGCCACCAGGAAATTATTTTCCACGTGGTGAAGCGCCGCCACCGTATGAGGAAGCAGTGGCAGCAGCGCGTGCGGAGCAAGCGTTGTTGACAATGAGTCCACACGCGTTATCGCCTCTGAATTTGTCGAACCAATATTTAACGGCGCACAATAGTCACGCGAGTGTATCCTTGGTGAATACTGGACAAACTGGTTTGCCAGCGAGTTCACCGACACCCTCAAGCCACGCAGTACCGAGCACGTCGCCCTCGATATCGTCGTCGGGAAGACCGCTCAGTGCTCCGAATGTTCACGCTAATTTTCATTCCCCAAATCCGAGCGATACTCTTAATCAGGGAATTTACAATGGCGCAACGACTACGAGTTTTACAATGGGTTCGAGCACCTACGAAAATTTGCCAAATCCCATTACCATGAGCATTACTCCTCAACATTCTTGCCTCGAATCTCAAGAGCATCAACAACAAATGCAACAGTCACAGCAGctacaacaacagcaacaacaacagcagcagcaacaacaacaacaacaacagcaacaacaacaaaaacagcAACAGCCACAAAAACAGCAACAGCCACAAAATCAACAGCAACAACGAAATAATGGCTTACAACTCGCCATTCCACAGTCGAAAACTTATCACACTACGCTACCGAGACAAGGCACGGCTTTTACGATTTCTGCAACTTTGCCGAGCTCTAGTGTTTCTACTCATCGTACCATTCCACGCACTTTAACCACGAGCGGCAATTTACGACTCAGACGAGATTTCATGGCCCATCAACAAGTACCACCGCTCTTTGGTACTCCATCGAGAAATCTTTCGCCAGGAAGATCCCCTAGATCTGCACCCCCTATCATGCCCAGCAACGATCAACATTCCGTCAGATCAGATGCTTTTTATGAGGACATGGTACACGGACCACCCTCTGCACCTCCACAACTCGAAGGCAAACCCATCGATCTTCCCACCACGTCCTTAAATCATTTTGATGTTAAG cCTCCGTTACTCGCGAGCGGTGATAGTCAACAAGACGGTAGTTTTGATTCGGTGACGTGTACTTGCAGCATGCAAGCATTGCCGACGATTCACGATGACGCTGATGATTACAGAAGTGAATGCGAGAATTGTAAGAGCGCAACGGGCTCTCGTTATTATTTGGACAACGAGGACGAACTCGTTACTTCGCCCCACGAAACAATGACCTTACACAGAAGACCTGAGGAAACTGCCGCAAACGTTACGCCACAGTATTACAGAACTTCCCTAACACTGCCAACAAGTACTCGTCAACGTACGAG aagcACAGGAACTCGTGGTAATTGGTTCAGTTCAATGCCAGAAAGTTCCACAGAATCTTCAGACGAGGATTAA